From one Luteolibacter sp. SL250 genomic stretch:
- a CDS encoding MFS transporter, translating to MSAPVPQEHPSFRSAQRRVLGAVMFCYLFYYTGRQTFGFAIPGIQAELGLDKHTLGWVSAAMLWAYALGQAVNGNLGDRFGGRRMMTLGAVLSVALNWMTSLGTGFRSLVVAWSANGLAQSMGWAPGSRLVANWFGKHERGKAFGFYLLAAGLSSVLSYVTSLVILDVLHLGWRWIFRLPVLLMLLGGIVVWLVARDRPSKAGFVDFHDEPNDDKVQPEEETSWSRYKAALTNGRLLLAGLAIGFQNSVRYGLLIWVPVHFLGDNFKSNPAGKWISIALPVGMALGAVTTGWISDRFCNSRRSGIIMAFMSLAAVSAMGMYLLPQGHWLGLPVLFLCGFFAYGPQAAFWALAPDLLGRARSGTAVGVMNCFAYAMAGLAEPFIGWMVEKNPWGATPGVENTALIFPLVAAAAVLSALLASGIRR from the coding sequence ATGTCCGCGCCCGTCCCCCAGGAGCATCCGTCGTTCCGGTCCGCGCAGAGGCGCGTGCTGGGCGCGGTGATGTTCTGCTACCTGTTCTACTACACCGGCAGGCAGACCTTCGGTTTCGCCATCCCGGGCATCCAGGCGGAGCTGGGGCTGGACAAGCACACGCTGGGCTGGGTCAGTGCGGCCATGCTCTGGGCCTACGCGCTGGGGCAGGCGGTCAACGGCAACCTGGGTGACCGCTTCGGCGGGCGGCGGATGATGACACTGGGCGCGGTGCTGTCCGTCGCCCTCAACTGGATGACCAGCCTGGGCACCGGCTTCCGCTCGCTGGTGGTCGCGTGGAGCGCGAACGGGCTGGCGCAGAGCATGGGCTGGGCGCCGGGGAGTCGGCTGGTGGCCAACTGGTTCGGCAAGCACGAGCGGGGGAAAGCCTTCGGCTTCTACCTGCTGGCGGCGGGGCTTTCCTCGGTGCTGTCCTACGTCACCTCGCTGGTGATCCTGGATGTGTTGCACCTCGGCTGGCGGTGGATCTTCCGGCTGCCGGTGCTGCTCATGCTGCTGGGCGGCATCGTGGTCTGGCTGGTCGCCAGGGACCGTCCGTCGAAGGCGGGCTTCGTGGATTTCCATGACGAGCCGAACGACGACAAGGTGCAGCCGGAGGAGGAAACGTCGTGGAGCCGCTACAAGGCCGCGCTGACAAACGGGCGGCTGCTGCTGGCCGGGCTGGCCATCGGCTTCCAGAACTCCGTGCGCTACGGCCTGCTCATCTGGGTGCCGGTGCATTTCCTGGGCGATAACTTCAAGAGCAACCCGGCGGGAAAATGGATCAGCATCGCGCTGCCGGTGGGCATGGCGCTGGGTGCGGTGACCACCGGCTGGATCTCCGACCGGTTCTGCAACTCCCGCCGCTCCGGCATCATCATGGCCTTCATGTCGCTGGCGGCGGTGTCGGCCATGGGCATGTATCTGCTGCCGCAGGGCCACTGGCTGGGGCTGCCCGTCCTCTTTCTCTGTGGGTTCTTCGCCTACGGTCCGCAGGCGGCCTTCTGGGCGCTGGCCCCGGACCTGCTGGGACGCGCCCGTTCCGGCACCGCCGTCGGGGTGATGAACTGCTTCGCCTACGCCATGGCCGGACTCGCGGAGCCGTTCATCGGCTGGATGGTGGAGAAGAATCCGTGGGGCGCCACGCCCGGCGTGGAGAACACCGCGCTCATCTTCCCGCTGGTGGCCGCCGCCGCCGTGCTCAGCGCCCTGCTCGCCTCCGGCATCCGCCGTTGA
- the phnA gene encoding phosphonoacetate hydrolase: MPSTTSFTVNGRTYRPPAVPIVVICLDGCANEYLDAALLRGRMPNLSRMILSGWRGLARAAMPTFTNVNNTSIVTGRPPSVHGIGGNFFYDTHSGEEVMMNSSRFVRVETIFPSAAKAGRKVAVVTAKEKLRDIFAAGLITEGGIAFSSEKAADAVKETHGIGGVTEIVGPKPEIYSGDASVYVLKAGVALLERGMADFLYLSTTDFMQHKYAPEAEEILDFHAQIDAELGRLLELGAVVGFTADHGMNAKQKADGSPNVIYLESELVEQFGEGFRVILPITDPYVVHHGALGSFAQVHVPEHVSITEVQAWIQAKQGVTECHDRETAARLMELPSDRMGDLVVASGRDVVLGRTPEHHDLGALEGGLRSHGGRYEEMVPLIFSRPLSLEHAALAAGDPRNFDIFDFTINGTR; this comes from the coding sequence ATGCCATCCACCACCTCCTTCACCGTCAACGGACGCACCTACCGTCCACCCGCCGTCCCCATCGTGGTCATCTGCCTGGACGGCTGCGCGAACGAATACCTGGACGCCGCCCTGCTCCGCGGCCGGATGCCGAACCTCTCCCGCATGATCCTCTCCGGTTGGCGGGGGCTGGCCCGTGCGGCGATGCCCACGTTCACCAACGTGAACAACACCAGCATCGTCACCGGCAGGCCGCCGTCCGTCCACGGCATAGGCGGGAATTTCTTCTACGATACCCATAGTGGCGAGGAGGTGATGATGAACTCCTCCCGCTTCGTCCGGGTGGAGACCATCTTCCCGTCCGCCGCGAAGGCGGGGCGGAAGGTCGCGGTGGTCACGGCGAAGGAAAAGCTGCGCGACATCTTCGCCGCCGGTCTCATCACGGAGGGCGGCATCGCCTTCTCCTCGGAAAAGGCGGCGGACGCGGTGAAGGAGACGCACGGCATCGGCGGCGTGACGGAGATCGTCGGGCCGAAGCCGGAGATCTACAGCGGTGACGCCAGCGTGTATGTCCTGAAAGCGGGCGTGGCCCTGCTGGAGCGCGGGATGGCGGACTTCCTCTACCTTTCCACGACGGACTTCATGCAGCACAAGTATGCCCCGGAGGCGGAGGAGATCCTGGACTTCCACGCCCAGATCGACGCGGAGCTGGGCCGCCTGCTTGAGCTGGGTGCGGTCGTCGGCTTCACCGCGGACCACGGCATGAACGCGAAGCAGAAGGCGGACGGCTCGCCGAACGTGATCTATCTGGAGAGCGAGCTGGTGGAGCAGTTCGGAGAAGGCTTCCGCGTGATCCTGCCGATCACCGATCCCTACGTGGTCCACCATGGCGCGCTGGGTTCCTTCGCGCAGGTCCACGTGCCGGAGCATGTCTCCATCACGGAGGTGCAGGCATGGATCCAGGCGAAGCAGGGCGTGACGGAGTGCCACGACCGTGAAACCGCCGCCCGCCTGATGGAACTGCCGTCCGACCGGATGGGGGACCTGGTGGTCGCCTCCGGGAGGGACGTGGTGCTGGGCCGTACGCCGGAGCACCATGACCTCGGCGCGCTGGAAGGCGGACTGCGCAGCCACGGCGGACGCTATGAGGAAATGGTGCCGCTCATTTTCAGCAGGCCGCTTTCCCTGGAGCACGCCGCGCTGGCCGCGGGCGATCCGAGGAACTTCGACATCTTCGACTTCACCATCAACGGCACCCGCTGA
- a CDS encoding alkaline phosphatase D family protein yields MNPPPVNPLSSATVSRRQFVAAAVTCATAATVMGAEGPAEAVNPELGPILGHTEADRCVIWMRVRQPGNYVLELLPESGGDATRVEQTAMEELDLCLHWKVEGLKADTRYRYRILSNGKPVKEGGGQAFTTPQAPEKPGKVRFAISSCAREDAGSRDVWTRIAAEKVDAVMLLGDTPYIDSTKLDVQMKRHSEFAAVEEYQSLLQGTPCWWTWDDHDFAANDSDGRVTGKENSRTAYCRHRPQWSHGHDDQGIYTSFRRGPVEVFVLDARWFSRTEPSPVDPAQPSLLGAKQWEWVKQGLKNSTAPFKFLACGMIWDDKENRESDDWGTYMHERRALEQWIAEHRISGVVLMGGDIHASRVLSYKGTEKTAGYRMVQFIASPIHHKVIPSLNVYHPDLVRSAVEPHVFLVVEVDSTVTPASLHAELVNRHGARVFTYDLTLDDLTPA; encoded by the coding sequence ATGAACCCACCACCGGTCAATCCATTGTCGTCCGCCACGGTCAGCCGCCGGCAGTTCGTGGCCGCCGCCGTCACGTGTGCCACCGCCGCCACCGTCATGGGTGCTGAAGGTCCGGCGGAGGCCGTCAATCCAGAGTTGGGGCCGATCCTTGGCCATACGGAGGCGGATCGCTGCGTCATCTGGATGCGCGTCCGCCAGCCCGGAAACTATGTCCTTGAACTGCTTCCGGAGTCCGGTGGCGATGCCACCCGGGTGGAGCAGACAGCCATGGAGGAGCTGGATCTCTGCCTCCACTGGAAGGTGGAGGGGCTCAAAGCGGACACCCGCTACCGTTACCGGATATTGTCGAATGGGAAACCTGTGAAGGAGGGCGGGGGACAGGCTTTCACCACCCCGCAGGCCCCGGAGAAGCCGGGCAAGGTCCGCTTCGCCATCAGTTCCTGCGCCCGCGAGGACGCCGGGAGCCGGGACGTCTGGACCCGCATCGCGGCGGAAAAGGTGGATGCCGTCATGCTCCTCGGTGACACGCCCTACATCGACAGCACGAAACTGGACGTGCAGATGAAACGCCACAGTGAGTTCGCCGCGGTGGAGGAATACCAGTCGCTGCTGCAGGGTACCCCGTGCTGGTGGACCTGGGATGACCATGACTTCGCCGCGAATGACTCCGACGGCCGGGTGACCGGAAAGGAGAACAGCCGCACCGCCTACTGCCGCCACCGCCCGCAGTGGAGCCACGGCCATGATGACCAGGGCATCTACACCTCCTTCCGCCGCGGACCGGTGGAGGTCTTCGTGCTCGACGCGCGATGGTTCTCCCGCACGGAGCCATCGCCGGTGGACCCGGCCCAGCCGTCGTTGCTCGGCGCGAAGCAATGGGAGTGGGTGAAGCAGGGTCTGAAAAACTCCACCGCCCCCTTCAAGTTCCTGGCCTGCGGCATGATCTGGGATGACAAGGAGAACCGGGAGAGCGACGACTGGGGCACCTACATGCACGAGCGGCGGGCGCTGGAGCAGTGGATCGCGGAGCACCGCATCTCCGGCGTGGTGCTGATGGGCGGCGACATCCACGCCAGCCGCGTGCTGAGCTACAAGGGGACGGAAAAGACCGCCGGCTACCGCATGGTGCAGTTCATCGCCTCGCCCATCCACCACAAGGTGATTCCGTCGCTGAATGTCTATCACCCGGACCTGGTCCGCAGCGCGGTGGAGCCGCACGTTTTCCTGGTGGTGGAGGTGGACTCCACCGTCACCCCCGCCTCCCTCCATGCGGAGCTGGTGAACCGCCACGGAGCGCGCGTCTTCACCTATGACCTCACCCTCGATGACCTCACCCCAGCCTGA
- the ychF gene encoding redox-regulated ATPase YchF, translated as MLKAGIVGLPNVGKSTLFNAVTRTRKAEAANYPFCTIDPNVGIVSVPDSRLAVLSKISGSQKLVPTAIEFVDIAGLVKGASEGAGLGNQFLANIRETDAIVQVVRCFENDDIIHELGSVDPVRDIEIINAELILADIASLEKRRHSREKKAKGGDKESKKEVELIDLLLPHLNEGKPALTLEFSDDDKEIIKDFFLLSSKKTIYACNVMEDELAGATADPDSIPLVAKVRQFAAEHSGSEAVVISARIEEELSEMPVEEAAEFLAEMGVTDSGVSNLIRGVYHLLGLRTYLTTGVQETRAWTIIAGDKAPAAAGVIHSDFERGFIAAEVVHYDDLVAAGSKSVAKTNGKVRIEGKEYVVKDGDVIEFRFNV; from the coding sequence ATGCTCAAGGCCGGAATCGTAGGACTGCCAAACGTCGGGAAATCGACCCTTTTCAATGCCGTGACCCGCACCCGCAAGGCGGAGGCGGCGAACTATCCCTTCTGCACCATCGACCCCAACGTGGGCATCGTCAGCGTGCCGGACAGCCGCCTCGCCGTGCTGTCGAAAATCTCCGGCTCCCAGAAGCTGGTGCCGACCGCCATCGAGTTCGTGGACATCGCCGGTCTGGTGAAGGGCGCGTCGGAAGGCGCGGGCCTGGGCAACCAGTTCCTCGCGAACATCCGTGAGACGGACGCCATCGTCCAGGTCGTCCGCTGCTTCGAGAACGACGACATCATCCACGAACTGGGCTCCGTCGACCCGGTGCGCGACATCGAGATCATCAACGCCGAGCTGATCCTCGCGGACATCGCCTCGCTCGAGAAGCGCCGGCACTCCCGCGAGAAGAAGGCCAAGGGCGGCGACAAGGAGTCCAAGAAGGAAGTCGAACTCATCGACCTCCTGCTGCCGCACCTCAACGAGGGCAAACCCGCCCTCACCCTGGAGTTCAGCGATGACGACAAGGAGATCATCAAGGACTTCTTCCTCCTTTCCTCGAAGAAAACCATCTACGCCTGCAACGTGATGGAGGACGAACTGGCCGGTGCCACCGCCGACCCGGACTCGATCCCCCTCGTCGCCAAGGTCCGCCAATTCGCCGCGGAGCACAGCGGCTCGGAAGCCGTGGTCATTTCCGCCCGCATCGAGGAGGAACTGAGCGAGATGCCCGTCGAGGAAGCCGCCGAGTTCCTCGCTGAAATGGGCGTGACGGACTCCGGTGTCTCCAACCTCATCCGCGGTGTCTATCACCTGCTGGGCCTGCGCACCTACCTGACCACCGGCGTCCAGGAAACCCGCGCGTGGACCATCATCGCCGGTGACAAGGCCCCGGCCGCCGCCGGCGTCATCCACTCCGACTTCGAGCGTGGCTTCATCGCCGCGGAAGTCGTGCACTATGACGACCTCGTCGCCGCAGGAAGCAAGTCAGTCGCCAAGACGAATGGCAAGGTCCGCATCGAGGGCAAGGAATACGTCGTCAAGGACGGCGACGTGATCGAGTTCCGCTTCAACGTGTAA
- a CDS encoding TetR/AcrR family transcriptional regulator, giving the protein MNQTIVPNGGPKLKLVEAAEKLFAERGFEAVSVRDITKEAGANVAAVNYHFGSRDGLVIAVISRYIMPVNQERLVRLERAERNGGDVREIIAAFVKPIVEQVGKSELSEKLYCQLLGRIFSEQSVSLPGELEYQTRNVVERFTKALHKALKEFSPDEVLWRLHFIVGGLIHLLTHSGFLYRVAGSLAGAPSVESNIERFLDFAVAGLRDGLPSAEGEEAAPKKKVPQAQFDF; this is encoded by the coding sequence ATGAATCAAACAATCGTTCCCAACGGTGGTCCCAAGCTGAAATTGGTGGAAGCTGCGGAGAAGCTCTTCGCGGAGAGAGGATTTGAAGCCGTTTCCGTGAGGGACATCACCAAGGAAGCCGGAGCCAACGTCGCAGCGGTGAACTACCACTTCGGCAGCCGGGACGGATTGGTCATCGCCGTCATCAGCCGCTACATCATGCCCGTGAACCAGGAGCGCCTGGTGCGTCTGGAGCGTGCGGAGCGGAACGGGGGCGATGTCAGGGAAATCATCGCGGCGTTTGTGAAGCCCATCGTGGAGCAGGTCGGAAAGTCCGAACTGTCCGAGAAACTCTACTGCCAGTTGCTGGGCCGCATTTTCTCCGAGCAGTCCGTCTCCCTGCCCGGTGAGCTGGAATACCAGACCCGCAACGTGGTCGAGCGGTTCACCAAGGCCCTGCACAAGGCCCTGAAGGAATTCTCCCCGGATGAGGTCCTGTGGCGTCTCCACTTCATTGTCGGCGGACTGATCCACCTCCTGACCCACAGCGGCTTCCTCTACCGGGTGGCGGGTTCCCTGGCCGGCGCGCCGTCCGTGGAGTCCAACATCGAGCGCTTCCTCGACTTCGCCGTGGCCGGCCTCCGGGACGGCCTGCCTTCCGCTGAGGGCGAAGAAGCCGCGCCGAAGAAGAAAGTGCCCCAGGCCCAGTTCGACTTCTGA
- a CDS encoding ABC transporter ATP-binding protein: MSDAIIETKNLHRSYRIGRKSIEVLHGIDLSIRQGEKVFLCGPSGAGKTTLLYTLAGLERPEQGTVKIDGTDLYALGRKEQARFRNARIGYVFQNYHLLPELTALENVAVPGAIAGEDRTEAAMNALRRVGLGERADHLPAELSGGEQQRVAIARAIVNEPKVLFADEPTGNLDSRNSAEIMGILLELAEEHGVTLVVVTHDQSLAKVGDRTLIIRDGSIHNE; this comes from the coding sequence ATGAGCGATGCGATCATCGAGACGAAGAACCTCCACCGCAGCTACCGGATCGGCAGGAAATCCATCGAGGTGCTGCACGGCATCGACCTTTCCATCCGCCAGGGGGAGAAAGTCTTCCTCTGCGGCCCCAGCGGCGCCGGAAAAACCACCCTGCTCTACACCCTAGCCGGACTGGAACGGCCGGAGCAGGGGACCGTGAAGATCGACGGCACGGACCTCTACGCCCTGGGCCGGAAGGAGCAGGCCAGGTTCCGCAACGCCCGCATCGGCTACGTCTTCCAGAACTACCACCTGCTGCCGGAGCTGACCGCCCTGGAGAACGTCGCCGTGCCCGGCGCCATCGCCGGGGAGGACCGCACGGAGGCCGCCATGAATGCACTCCGCCGCGTGGGCCTCGGGGAGCGGGCGGATCACCTGCCGGCGGAGCTGTCCGGCGGGGAGCAGCAGCGGGTCGCCATCGCGCGCGCCATCGTCAATGAGCCCAAAGTCCTCTTCGCCGATGAGCCGACCGGCAACCTCGACTCCCGCAACAGCGCGGAGATCATGGGCATCCTGCTGGAGCTGGCGGAGGAGCATGGCGTCACGCTGGTGGTGGTCACGCACGACCAGTCACTGGCAAAAGTCGGGGACCGCACCCTCATCATCCGGGACGGAAGCATCCACAACGAGTGA
- a CDS encoding polysaccharide deacetylase family protein, whose protein sequence is MTKSALLFTLLATTFAWAQENTPTPPPATPVPAAESTTTPENPAAPAEPAEPAEPAIPDDGVRVSVLGYHDFSETLPETAMRIRTSKFRQQMEALRQMGLPVISMADFIAWKRGEKQIPPKCVVITLDDGWKSVYTDAFPILKEYKYPFTLYLYKSYVDGGGKALTTAMIEEMLAAGADLGSHSVSHPYPGTVKAMRKKGPDAYDAFLRKELGESKRFLESKFPKHKADTYAYPGGFYTEEMLPLADEFGYTHLFTVLPGKVKRGMDAKTLPRYIILGNYDKIFEFATTFREAGAAGTVAGGPGGDPAVGPGLAPVQTTPYPVTPEAGSVINTRLPEISADLSTLEDFDPASLVMKVGGFGEVPASFDPAAKKLAWKINRRLRQPSCEVSITWKDKAGKPHSPPLRWSFRIDRNSAYQPDGE, encoded by the coding sequence ATGACGAAATCCGCCCTACTGTTCACCCTGCTGGCCACCACCTTCGCGTGGGCGCAGGAGAACACGCCCACGCCACCACCCGCCACACCCGTCCCCGCCGCGGAATCCACCACCACTCCGGAGAACCCGGCCGCTCCTGCCGAACCGGCGGAACCGGCCGAACCGGCGATCCCGGATGACGGGGTGCGCGTCTCCGTCCTGGGCTACCATGACTTTTCGGAAACCCTGCCGGAAACGGCCATGCGCATCCGCACCTCGAAGTTCCGCCAGCAGATGGAGGCGCTGCGCCAGATGGGCCTGCCGGTCATCTCCATGGCCGACTTCATCGCCTGGAAGCGCGGTGAGAAGCAGATCCCGCCGAAGTGTGTGGTCATCACCCTGGATGACGGCTGGAAGTCGGTCTATACGGACGCCTTCCCCATCCTGAAGGAATACAAGTATCCGTTCACCCTCTACCTCTACAAATCCTACGTGGATGGCGGCGGAAAGGCGCTCACCACCGCGATGATCGAGGAAATGCTCGCCGCCGGCGCGGACCTCGGCAGCCACTCGGTCAGCCATCCGTATCCCGGGACCGTGAAGGCGATGCGGAAGAAAGGCCCGGACGCCTATGACGCGTTCCTGCGGAAGGAACTGGGCGAGTCGAAGCGGTTCCTGGAATCGAAATTCCCGAAGCACAAGGCGGACACCTACGCCTACCCGGGCGGGTTCTACACGGAGGAGATGCTGCCGCTGGCGGATGAGTTCGGCTACACCCACCTGTTCACCGTGCTGCCCGGGAAAGTGAAGCGCGGCATGGATGCGAAGACGCTGCCGCGCTACATCATCCTCGGGAACTACGACAAGATCTTCGAGTTCGCCACGACCTTCCGCGAGGCGGGTGCGGCGGGCACCGTGGCGGGCGGACCGGGCGGCGATCCCGCCGTGGGACCGGGCCTGGCTCCGGTCCAGACCACCCCCTATCCGGTGACCCCGGAGGCCGGCTCCGTCATCAACACGCGGCTGCCGGAGATCTCCGCAGACCTTTCCACACTGGAGGATTTCGATCCGGCGTCACTGGTCATGAAGGTGGGTGGCTTCGGTGAGGTCCCCGCATCCTTCGACCCCGCGGCGAAGAAGCTGGCCTGGAAGATCAACCGCCGCCTGCGCCAGCCATCTTGCGAAGTTTCCATCACATGGAAGGATAAGGCGGGCAAGCCGCACAGTCCTCCGCTCCGCTGGTCCTTCCGGATCGACCGCAACTCCGCCTACCAACCCGACGGGGAATAA
- the ffh gene encoding signal recognition particle protein encodes MFQSLADNLDKTFRNLRGVGRISEKNITDALREVRIALLEADVEFGVAKDFIAKVKEKSIGEDVLKSIKPGEQIIKFFNDELTELLGGDQAPLDLNPPARILICGLNGAGKTTTSAKLALRLKKEGRRPLLIACDLYRPAAIDQLATLAKQIDVPIYTPEATETDVVKVAKDALAWAEKQNGTVLIFDTAGRQEIDQRLVEELKRLHAFLNPKETLLVADAATGQQAVSVATHFDEAVGITGIILTKLDGDSRGGAALSMRAVTGKPIKFAGEGEKLDQLFEFHPTRMADRILGKGDIVGMVEQVADKVNEADAMRSMQRMQEGKFDFTDFLDQMKMIRNLGPLEGLLGLMPGFNKIKKQLPADAFNNKKMNRTEAIVLSMTPEERRKPEIIKGSRRQRIAAGSGTSLAEVNQLIKQFGEMRKMMKSPSKMKGLMRQMGGSGGLGDMMKNMGGGKFPGGKFPF; translated from the coding sequence ATGTTCCAGTCCCTCGCCGACAATCTCGACAAGACCTTCCGCAACCTCCGTGGCGTCGGCCGCATCTCGGAGAAAAACATCACGGACGCCCTGCGCGAGGTCCGCATCGCTCTGCTGGAGGCGGACGTCGAGTTCGGCGTGGCGAAGGATTTCATCGCAAAGGTGAAGGAGAAATCCATCGGCGAGGACGTCCTGAAGTCGATCAAACCCGGTGAGCAGATCATCAAGTTCTTCAACGACGAGCTGACCGAACTGCTGGGCGGCGACCAGGCCCCGCTGGACCTCAACCCGCCCGCGCGCATCCTCATCTGCGGCCTCAACGGCGCGGGCAAGACGACCACCTCCGCGAAGCTGGCGCTGCGTCTGAAAAAGGAAGGCCGCCGCCCGCTGCTCATCGCGTGCGACCTCTACCGTCCCGCCGCCATCGACCAGCTCGCCACGCTGGCAAAGCAGATCGACGTGCCCATCTACACCCCGGAAGCGACCGAGACGGACGTGGTGAAGGTGGCGAAGGACGCCCTGGCCTGGGCGGAGAAGCAGAACGGAACGGTCCTCATCTTCGACACCGCGGGCCGCCAGGAGATCGATCAGCGGCTGGTGGAGGAACTGAAGCGCCTGCACGCCTTCCTCAACCCGAAGGAAACGCTCCTCGTCGCGGACGCGGCCACCGGCCAGCAGGCCGTCTCCGTGGCCACCCATTTCGACGAAGCCGTCGGCATCACCGGCATCATCCTCACCAAGCTGGACGGCGACTCCCGTGGTGGCGCCGCGCTCTCCATGCGCGCCGTCACCGGCAAGCCAATCAAGTTCGCCGGTGAGGGCGAGAAGCTGGACCAGCTTTTCGAGTTCCACCCGACCCGGATGGCGGACCGCATCCTGGGCAAGGGCGACATCGTCGGCATGGTGGAGCAGGTCGCGGACAAGGTGAACGAGGCCGACGCCATGCGCTCCATGCAGCGGATGCAGGAAGGGAAGTTCGACTTCACCGACTTCCTCGACCAGATGAAGATGATCCGCAACCTGGGTCCTCTGGAGGGCCTGCTGGGCCTCATGCCCGGCTTCAACAAGATCAAGAAGCAGCTCCCCGCGGACGCCTTCAACAACAAAAAGATGAACCGCACGGAGGCCATCGTGCTTTCCATGACCCCGGAGGAACGCCGCAAGCCGGAGATCATCAAAGGCTCCCGCCGCCAGCGGATCGCCGCCGGTTCCGGCACCTCCCTCGCCGAGGTGAACCAGCTCATCAAGCAGTTCGGCGAGATGCGCAAGATGATGAAGTCCCCGTCGAAGATGAAGGGCCTCATGCGCCAGATGGGCGGCTCCGGCGGCCTGGGAGACATGATGAAGAACATGGGCGGCGGCAAGTTCCCGGGCGGGAAGTTTCCGTTTTAA
- a CDS encoding transposase: protein MSEYLHPDKDIRKHGVKLPHWQQEEAMQFVTFRLADSIPQTKARKWKEERATWLSLHPKPWTPAKEKEYHQRFTKDFENWLDEGAGACLFNHPANRLHLEETLMHDEGKSAHHHSWVIMPNHVHLLFTPVAPIDQLMKSWKGISSRKIGIGSIWQSGYRDTMIRDVDHFLNAVRYIRRNPLKLREGTFTLWQSERALRVQ, encoded by the coding sequence ATGTCCGAATATCTGCATCCAGACAAAGACATCCGGAAGCACGGGGTGAAGCTCCCGCATTGGCAGCAGGAGGAGGCGATGCAGTTCGTGACGTTCCGCCTGGCGGACTCGATCCCGCAGACCAAGGCGCGGAAATGGAAGGAGGAGCGGGCCACCTGGCTTTCCCTTCACCCGAAGCCCTGGACTCCCGCGAAGGAAAAGGAATACCACCAGCGCTTCACGAAGGATTTCGAGAACTGGCTGGATGAGGGGGCGGGAGCCTGCCTTTTCAACCATCCGGCGAATCGTCTCCATCTGGAGGAAACGCTGATGCACGATGAGGGGAAGTCCGCGCACCACCACTCATGGGTCATCATGCCGAACCACGTTCACCTGCTCTTCACCCCGGTGGCCCCCATCGATCAGTTGATGAAGAGTTGGAAAGGCATTTCCTCGCGGAAGATCGGGATCGGCTCCATCTGGCAGAGCGGCTACCGGGACACGATGATCCGCGACGTGGATCACTTTTTGAATGCGGTGCGGTATATCAGGAGGAATCCTTTGAAGCTGCGGGAAGGAACCTTTACCCTTTGGCAGAGTGAGCGAGCGCTCCGCGTCCAGTAA
- the miaA gene encoding tRNA (adenosine(37)-N6)-dimethylallyltransferase MiaA, giving the protein MKVFLDSPMPPEDKSVLPPYFVCGPTASGKTAYAIDYALRNNGEIVNGDAFQLYRGLEILSAAPSAEEQAQVPHHLYGVLSPTQRNDAQAYVDLALPVIREIQSRGKTPVITGGSGLYLKFLTHGASPLPTGDAALRAELDARPLDDLVAQLQELDPLEASRTALKNRRYVSRALEICLLTGEKTSTLRDNWQSATADREAQLRGCFIQRTRPDLQARIALRSRLMLDGGAIDEVAALPDDSPTCGKAIGVKEIRALLAGEIDRATCGELLAISTRQYAKRQETWFKREKWLEIVRPQTGFL; this is encoded by the coding sequence ATGAAGGTCTTCCTTGATTCGCCAATGCCGCCGGAGGACAAGAGTGTCCTCCCTCCTTACTTCGTCTGCGGACCAACCGCTTCCGGTAAAACCGCCTACGCCATCGACTACGCCCTCCGTAACAACGGGGAGATCGTCAACGGGGATGCCTTCCAGCTCTACCGGGGGCTGGAGATCCTCAGCGCCGCGCCGTCCGCGGAGGAACAGGCACAGGTCCCCCACCACCTCTACGGTGTGCTTTCCCCCACCCAGCGGAACGACGCGCAGGCCTATGTGGATCTCGCCCTGCCGGTCATCCGGGAGATCCAGTCACGGGGGAAAACGCCCGTCATCACCGGTGGGTCCGGACTCTACCTGAAGTTCCTCACCCATGGCGCATCCCCTCTCCCGACGGGTGACGCGGCGCTCCGCGCGGAGCTGGATGCACGGCCGCTGGACGACCTGGTGGCGCAGCTCCAGGAACTGGACCCGCTGGAGGCCAGCCGCACCGCGCTGAAGAACCGCCGCTATGTTTCCCGCGCGCTGGAGATCTGCCTGTTGACCGGGGAAAAGACGTCCACCCTGCGCGACAACTGGCAGTCCGCCACCGCGGACCGGGAGGCACAGCTCCGCGGCTGCTTCATCCAGCGGACGCGCCCGGATCTGCAGGCCCGCATCGCCCTGCGCAGCCGCCTGATGCTGGATGGCGGCGCCATTGATGAGGTCGCCGCGCTGCCGGACGATTCACCGACTTGCGGCAAGGCCATCGGCGTGAAGGAAATCCGCGCCCTGCTTGCCGGGGAGATCGACCGGGCCACCTGCGGGGAGCTGCTGGCCATTTCCACACGCCAGTACGCGAAGCGGCAGGAGACGTGGTTCAAGCGGGAGAAGTGGCTGGAAATCGTCCGGCCGCAGACCGGTTTTCTTTGA